One stretch of Maylandia zebra isolate NMK-2024a linkage group LG13, Mzebra_GT3a, whole genome shotgun sequence DNA includes these proteins:
- the thbs2a gene encoding thrombospondin-2 isoform X1 has translation MILRRSLFLLLLSFNYLQALTEDGEQEDETSFDLFEISDITRRTLGAKQFRGQNLDAPAYRFIRFDHLPPVSPPILKQMLHQIQNNEGFVFVASIRQDRSSRGTLIGLEGPDGRRQFEIVSNGRANTLDLVYWADGSQNVVSFEDVDLSDSQWKNITLHVHGENANLFVGCSLIDSFILDEPFYEHLKAEGSRMYVAKGSIRENHFRGLLQSVRFIFDTSIEDILLSRDCEITKQDDANIVSESGEIVDVSPSITTNVIGQKTDDVGAEMCERSCEELSTMFQELKGLRIVVSNLIDGLQKVTEENSVMKEALGRMKNSSEKNMCWQDGRLFDDKEDWVVDSCTKCTCQESKIVCHQITCPPVACASPSFIDGECCPACLPMDSDDGWSPWSEWTECTVTCGIGTQQRGRSCDATSNPCTGPSIQTRKCSLGKCDSRVRQDGGWSLWSPWSSCSVTCGEGQITRIRHCNAPVPQLGGRDCEGSGRETQGCTAKPCPIDGGWGPWSPWATCSATCGGGHKSRSRECNSPEPQYGGKKCFGEAVDRDSCNKNDCPIDGCLSNPCFAGVDCSSSADGSWECGPCPAGFRGNGTHCEDINECDMVSDVCYKVNGMQRCVNTDPGFHCLPCPKRYKGTQPFGMGVEAAKKNKQVCEPENPCKDRTHNCHKYAECIYISHFSDPMYKCECRTGYAGDGFICGEDSDLDGWPNQNLVCGANATYHCKKDNCPSLPNSGQEDFDRDGQGDACDKDDDNDGILDERDNCPLLYNPRQFDFDKDEVGDRCDNCPYEHNPAQIDTDHNGEGDACAVDIDGDGILNENDNCPYVYNTDQKDTDMDGVGDQCDNCPLLHNPDQTDLDNDLVGDQCDNSQDIDEDGHQNNLDNCPYVANSNQADHDKDGKGDACDYDDDNDGIPDDRDNCRLTPNEDQEDSDGDGRGDACKDDFDNDSIPDILDVCPENNAISVTDFRKFQMVHLDPKGTTQIDPNWVVRHQGKELVQTANSDPGIAVGFDEFSAVDFSGTMYVNTDRDDDYAGFVFGYQSSGRFYVVMWKQITQTYWEDKPSKAFGISGVSLKVVNSTTGTGEYLRNALWHTGNTPGQVRTLWHDPKNIGWKDYTAYRWHLIHRPKTGFIRVVVYEGKQIMADSGPIYDKTFAGGRLGLFVFSQELVFFSDLKYECRDKPELPTVLTR, from the exons ATGATACTCAGGAGAAGTCTCTTCTTGTTGCTGTTGTCATTTAATTACCTTCAAGCTTTAACTGAAG ATGGCGAACAGGAGGATGAGACATCATTCGACTTGTTTGAAATCAGCGACATCACACGCAGGACACTGGGGGCCAAACAGTTCAGGGGCCAGAACTTAGATGCCCCTGCCTACCGCTTCATCCGCTTCGACCACCTGCCCCCAGTTAGCCCACCCATACTGAAGCAAATGCTGCATCAGATCCAAAACAATGAGGGCTTTGTGTTTGTGGCCAGCATACGCCAGGACCGTTCCTCACGAGGCACCCTGATTGGTTTGGAGGGTCCCGATGGCCGGCGCCAGTTTGAGATCGTGTCCAACGGACGCGCCAACACTCTGGACCTGGTCTACTGGGCAGACGGCTCGCAGAACGTGGTTTCATTCGAGGACGTGGACCTGTCCGACTCGCAGTGGAAGAACATCACCCTTCACGTTCATGGGGAGAACGCCAACCTGTTTGTCGGCTGCAGCCTCATAGACAGCTTCATCCTGGATGAGCCATTTTACGAGCACCTGAAGGCCGAGGGGAGCCGCATGTATGTGGCAAAGGGATCCATTCGAGAGAACCACTTTAGG GGCCTTCTCCAGAGTGTGCGCTTCATCTTTGACACCTCAATAGAAGACATCCTGCTGAGTAGAGACTGTGAGATTACCAAGCAAG ATGATGCCAATATTGTGAGTGAGAGCGGGGAAATTGTGGACGTGAGTCCTTCCATCACTACAAACGTTATAGGTCAGAAGACGGATGATGTGGGCGCAGAAATGTGTGAACGCTCCTGTGAGGAGCTCAGCACCATGTTCCAGGAGCTCAAAGGCCTGCGCATTGTCGTCAGCAACCTTATTGACGGATTGCAAAAAGTG ACAGAAGAAAACTCAGTGATGAAAGAGGCCCTTGGGAGGATGAAGAACTCCTCAGAGAAAAACATGTGCTGGCAGGATGGCCGCCTGTTTGACGATAAGGAAGACTGGGTTGTAGACAGCTGCACCAAATGCACCTGTCAG GAATCCAAGATCGTGTGCCACCAAATCACCTGTCCTCCGGTGGCCTGTGCCAGCCCGTCCTTTATCGATGGCGAGTGTTGCCCCGCCTGTTTGC CTATGGACAGTGACGATGGATGGTCCCCGTGGTCAGAGTGGACAGAGTGCACAGTGACCTGTGGGATAGGAACTCAACAGAGGGGCCGTTCTTGCGACGCAACCAGCAATCCTTGCACGGGACCTTCTATCCAGACCCGCAAGTGCAGTCTGGGCAAATGCGACAGCCGTG TTCGCCAGGACGGAGGGTGGAGTTTGTGGTCCCCGTGGTCGTCGTGCTCGGTGACCTGTGGCGAGGGGCAGATCACGAGAATACGACACTGCAATGCTCCTGTGCCACAGCTGGGAGGCAGAGACTGTGAGGGCAGTGGAAGAGAGACCCAGGGCTGCACTGCCAAGCCATGTCCCA TTGATGGTGGCTGGGGACCGTGGTCTCCATGGGCAACCTGTTCAGCGACCTGCGGAGGGGGGCACAAAAGTCGTTCCCGTGAGTGCAACAGCCCTGAACCTCAATACGGCGGCAAGAAATGTTTTGGAGAAGCGGTCGACAGAGACAGCTGTAACAAGAATGACTGCCCTATTG ATGGCTGTCTGTCCAACCCATGTTTTGCGGGAGTGGACTGCAGCAGCTCTGCCGATGGCTCGTGGGAGTGTGGCCCGTGCCCTGCTGGATTTCGTGGAAATGGTACCCACTGTGAAGACATTAATGAG tGTGACATGGTGTCTGATGTTTGCTACAAAGTGAATGGAATGCAGCGTTGTGTCAACACTGATCCAGGTTTCCATTGCTTGCCCTGTCCAAAGCGCTACAAGGGCACCCAGCCTTTTGGTATGGGTGTGGAGGCTGCCAAGAAGAACAAACAA GTATGTGAGCCTGAGAACCCATGTAAGGACAGGACACACAACTGTCACAAATATGCCGAATGCATCTACATCAGCCACTTCAGTGATCCAATGTACAAGTGTGAGTGTAGGACGGGTTACGCTGGAGATGGCTTCATTTGTGGTGAAGACTCTGATTTGGATGGCTGGCCCAATCAGAACCTTGTGTGTGGTGCTAATGCCACTTACCATTGCAAGAAG GATAACTGCCCTAGCCTCCCCAACTCTGGACAAGAAGACTTTGACAGAGACGGTCAAGGAGATGCTTGTGACAaggatgatgataatgatggaATTCTGGATGAAAGG GACAACTGTCCCCTGCTTTACAATCCTCGCCAGTTTGACTTTGACAAGGACGAAGTTGGTGACCGCTGTGACAACTGCCCCTATGAACACAACCCTGCTCAAATTGACACCGACCACAATGGAGAAGGGGATGCCTGTGCAGTGGACATCGATGGAGATG gaaTTCTTAATGAGAATGATAACTGCCCCTATGTGTACAACACTGACCAGAAGGACACTGATATGGATGGTGTCGGCGACCAGTGTGACAATTGCCCTTTGCTACACAATCCTGACCAG ACAGACCTAGACAATGACCTGGTTGGAGATCAGTGCGACAACAGCCAGGACATTGACGAAGACGGGCATCAGAACAATCTAGACAACTGTCCTTATGTGGCCAACTCAAACCAGGCTGACCACGATAAGGACGGCAAAGGAGACGCATGCGACTACGATGACGATAACGACGGTATACCTGACGACAGAGACAACTGCAGGCTAACACCCAACGAAGACCAGGAGGACTCTGATG GTGATGGAAGAGGGGATGCATGCAAAGATGACTTTGACAATGACAGTATCCCAGATATCCTCGATGTGTGTCCTGAGAACAATGCCATCAGTGTGACAGACTTCAGGAAATTCCAGATGGTGCATCTGGATCCTAAAGGAACCACACAAATTGATCCCAACTGGGTGGTCAGACATCAGGGCAAGGAGTTAGTTCAGACTGCTAACTCTGACCCAGGCATTGCAGTAG GTTTTGATGAGTTCAGCGCTGTGGATTTCAGTGGAACGATGTACGTGAACACCGACAGAGATGACGACTATGCAGGCTTTGTTTTTGGTTACCAGTCGAGTGGGCGCTTTTACGTTGTGATGTGGAAGCAGATCACACAGACCTATTGGGAGGACAAACCATCCAAGGCGTTTGGCATCTCTGGGGTTTCACTCAAAGTTGTGAACTCGACCACTGGCACTGGAGAATACCTCAGGAATGCTTTGTGGCACACGGGCAACACTCCAGGACAG GTGCGGACCCTGTGGCATGACCCCAAAAACATTGGTTGGAAGGATTACACAGCTTACAGGTGGCATCTCATCCACAGACCAAAGACCGGGTTTATAAG gGTAGTGGTCTATGAAGGCAAACAGATTATGGCTGACTCGGGACCGATTTATGATAAGACCTTTGCCGGAGGAAGATTAGGCTTGTTTGTCTTCTCACAAGAGCTGGTGTTCTTCTCTGACCTCAAGTATGAATGCAGAG ATAAGCCGGAGTTGCCAACCGTGCTCACAAG ATAA
- the thbs2a gene encoding thrombospondin-2 isoform X2, with product MILRRSLFLLLLSFNYLQALTEDGEQEDETSFDLFEISDITRRTLGAKQFRGQNLDAPAYRFIRFDHLPPVSPPILKQMLHQIQNNEGFVFVASIRQDRSSRGTLIGLEGPDGRRQFEIVSNGRANTLDLVYWADGSQNVVSFEDVDLSDSQWKNITLHVHGENANLFVGCSLIDSFILDEPFYEHLKAEGSRMYVAKGSIRENHFRGLLQSVRFIFDTSIEDILLSRDCEITKQDDANIVSESGEIVDVSPSITTNVIGQKTDDVGAEMCERSCEELSTMFQELKGLRIVVSNLIDGLQKVTEENSVMKEALGRMKNSSEKNMCWQDGRLFDDKEDWVVDSCTKCTCQESKIVCHQITCPPVACASPSFIDGECCPACLPMDSDDGWSPWSEWTECTVTCGIGTQQRGRSCDATSNPCTGPSIQTRKCSLGKCDSRVRQDGGWSLWSPWSSCSVTCGEGQITRIRHCNAPVPQLGGRDCEGSGRETQGCTAKPCPIDGGWGPWSPWATCSATCGGGHKSRSRECNSPEPQYGGKKCFGEAVDRDSCNKNDCPIDGCLSNPCFAGVDCSSSADGSWECGPCPAGFRGNGTHCEDINECDMVSDVCYKVNGMQRCVNTDPGFHCLPCPKRYKGTQPFGMGVEAAKKNKQVCEPENPCKDRTHNCHKYAECIYISHFSDPMYKCECRTGYAGDGFICGEDSDLDGWPNQNLVCGANATYHCKKDNCPSLPNSGQEDFDRDGQGDACDKDDDNDGILDERDNCPLLYNPRQFDFDKDEVGDRCDNCPYEHNPAQIDTDHNGEGDACAVDIDGDGILNENDNCPYVYNTDQKDTDMDGVGDQCDNCPLLHNPDQTDLDNDLVGDQCDNSQDIDEDGHQNNLDNCPYVANSNQADHDKDGKGDACDYDDDNDGIPDDRDNCRLTPNEDQEDSDGDGRGDACKDDFDNDSIPDILDVCPENNAISVTDFRKFQMVHLDPKGTTQIDPNWVVRHQGKELVQTANSDPGIAVGFDEFSAVDFSGTMYVNTDRDDDYAGFVFGYQSSGRFYVVMWKQITQTYWEDKPSKAFGISGVSLKVVNSTTGTGEYLRNALWHTGNTPGQVRTLWHDPKNIGWKDYTAYRWHLIHRPKTGFIRVVVYEGKQIMADSGPIYDKTFAGGRLGLFVFSQELVFFSDLKYECRDN from the exons ATGATACTCAGGAGAAGTCTCTTCTTGTTGCTGTTGTCATTTAATTACCTTCAAGCTTTAACTGAAG ATGGCGAACAGGAGGATGAGACATCATTCGACTTGTTTGAAATCAGCGACATCACACGCAGGACACTGGGGGCCAAACAGTTCAGGGGCCAGAACTTAGATGCCCCTGCCTACCGCTTCATCCGCTTCGACCACCTGCCCCCAGTTAGCCCACCCATACTGAAGCAAATGCTGCATCAGATCCAAAACAATGAGGGCTTTGTGTTTGTGGCCAGCATACGCCAGGACCGTTCCTCACGAGGCACCCTGATTGGTTTGGAGGGTCCCGATGGCCGGCGCCAGTTTGAGATCGTGTCCAACGGACGCGCCAACACTCTGGACCTGGTCTACTGGGCAGACGGCTCGCAGAACGTGGTTTCATTCGAGGACGTGGACCTGTCCGACTCGCAGTGGAAGAACATCACCCTTCACGTTCATGGGGAGAACGCCAACCTGTTTGTCGGCTGCAGCCTCATAGACAGCTTCATCCTGGATGAGCCATTTTACGAGCACCTGAAGGCCGAGGGGAGCCGCATGTATGTGGCAAAGGGATCCATTCGAGAGAACCACTTTAGG GGCCTTCTCCAGAGTGTGCGCTTCATCTTTGACACCTCAATAGAAGACATCCTGCTGAGTAGAGACTGTGAGATTACCAAGCAAG ATGATGCCAATATTGTGAGTGAGAGCGGGGAAATTGTGGACGTGAGTCCTTCCATCACTACAAACGTTATAGGTCAGAAGACGGATGATGTGGGCGCAGAAATGTGTGAACGCTCCTGTGAGGAGCTCAGCACCATGTTCCAGGAGCTCAAAGGCCTGCGCATTGTCGTCAGCAACCTTATTGACGGATTGCAAAAAGTG ACAGAAGAAAACTCAGTGATGAAAGAGGCCCTTGGGAGGATGAAGAACTCCTCAGAGAAAAACATGTGCTGGCAGGATGGCCGCCTGTTTGACGATAAGGAAGACTGGGTTGTAGACAGCTGCACCAAATGCACCTGTCAG GAATCCAAGATCGTGTGCCACCAAATCACCTGTCCTCCGGTGGCCTGTGCCAGCCCGTCCTTTATCGATGGCGAGTGTTGCCCCGCCTGTTTGC CTATGGACAGTGACGATGGATGGTCCCCGTGGTCAGAGTGGACAGAGTGCACAGTGACCTGTGGGATAGGAACTCAACAGAGGGGCCGTTCTTGCGACGCAACCAGCAATCCTTGCACGGGACCTTCTATCCAGACCCGCAAGTGCAGTCTGGGCAAATGCGACAGCCGTG TTCGCCAGGACGGAGGGTGGAGTTTGTGGTCCCCGTGGTCGTCGTGCTCGGTGACCTGTGGCGAGGGGCAGATCACGAGAATACGACACTGCAATGCTCCTGTGCCACAGCTGGGAGGCAGAGACTGTGAGGGCAGTGGAAGAGAGACCCAGGGCTGCACTGCCAAGCCATGTCCCA TTGATGGTGGCTGGGGACCGTGGTCTCCATGGGCAACCTGTTCAGCGACCTGCGGAGGGGGGCACAAAAGTCGTTCCCGTGAGTGCAACAGCCCTGAACCTCAATACGGCGGCAAGAAATGTTTTGGAGAAGCGGTCGACAGAGACAGCTGTAACAAGAATGACTGCCCTATTG ATGGCTGTCTGTCCAACCCATGTTTTGCGGGAGTGGACTGCAGCAGCTCTGCCGATGGCTCGTGGGAGTGTGGCCCGTGCCCTGCTGGATTTCGTGGAAATGGTACCCACTGTGAAGACATTAATGAG tGTGACATGGTGTCTGATGTTTGCTACAAAGTGAATGGAATGCAGCGTTGTGTCAACACTGATCCAGGTTTCCATTGCTTGCCCTGTCCAAAGCGCTACAAGGGCACCCAGCCTTTTGGTATGGGTGTGGAGGCTGCCAAGAAGAACAAACAA GTATGTGAGCCTGAGAACCCATGTAAGGACAGGACACACAACTGTCACAAATATGCCGAATGCATCTACATCAGCCACTTCAGTGATCCAATGTACAAGTGTGAGTGTAGGACGGGTTACGCTGGAGATGGCTTCATTTGTGGTGAAGACTCTGATTTGGATGGCTGGCCCAATCAGAACCTTGTGTGTGGTGCTAATGCCACTTACCATTGCAAGAAG GATAACTGCCCTAGCCTCCCCAACTCTGGACAAGAAGACTTTGACAGAGACGGTCAAGGAGATGCTTGTGACAaggatgatgataatgatggaATTCTGGATGAAAGG GACAACTGTCCCCTGCTTTACAATCCTCGCCAGTTTGACTTTGACAAGGACGAAGTTGGTGACCGCTGTGACAACTGCCCCTATGAACACAACCCTGCTCAAATTGACACCGACCACAATGGAGAAGGGGATGCCTGTGCAGTGGACATCGATGGAGATG gaaTTCTTAATGAGAATGATAACTGCCCCTATGTGTACAACACTGACCAGAAGGACACTGATATGGATGGTGTCGGCGACCAGTGTGACAATTGCCCTTTGCTACACAATCCTGACCAG ACAGACCTAGACAATGACCTGGTTGGAGATCAGTGCGACAACAGCCAGGACATTGACGAAGACGGGCATCAGAACAATCTAGACAACTGTCCTTATGTGGCCAACTCAAACCAGGCTGACCACGATAAGGACGGCAAAGGAGACGCATGCGACTACGATGACGATAACGACGGTATACCTGACGACAGAGACAACTGCAGGCTAACACCCAACGAAGACCAGGAGGACTCTGATG GTGATGGAAGAGGGGATGCATGCAAAGATGACTTTGACAATGACAGTATCCCAGATATCCTCGATGTGTGTCCTGAGAACAATGCCATCAGTGTGACAGACTTCAGGAAATTCCAGATGGTGCATCTGGATCCTAAAGGAACCACACAAATTGATCCCAACTGGGTGGTCAGACATCAGGGCAAGGAGTTAGTTCAGACTGCTAACTCTGACCCAGGCATTGCAGTAG GTTTTGATGAGTTCAGCGCTGTGGATTTCAGTGGAACGATGTACGTGAACACCGACAGAGATGACGACTATGCAGGCTTTGTTTTTGGTTACCAGTCGAGTGGGCGCTTTTACGTTGTGATGTGGAAGCAGATCACACAGACCTATTGGGAGGACAAACCATCCAAGGCGTTTGGCATCTCTGGGGTTTCACTCAAAGTTGTGAACTCGACCACTGGCACTGGAGAATACCTCAGGAATGCTTTGTGGCACACGGGCAACACTCCAGGACAG GTGCGGACCCTGTGGCATGACCCCAAAAACATTGGTTGGAAGGATTACACAGCTTACAGGTGGCATCTCATCCACAGACCAAAGACCGGGTTTATAAG gGTAGTGGTCTATGAAGGCAAACAGATTATGGCTGACTCGGGACCGATTTATGATAAGACCTTTGCCGGAGGAAGATTAGGCTTGTTTGTCTTCTCACAAGAGCTGGTGTTCTTCTCTGACCTCAAGTATGAATGCAGAG ATAACTGA